In Prunus dulcis chromosome 2, ALMONDv2, whole genome shotgun sequence, a single genomic region encodes these proteins:
- the LOC117617369 gene encoding uncharacterized protein LOC117617369 → MFEQSCFCHLLGIEDLKWTSPIVHGLLLRKADPKTVSQLNGIKFIVGKKVIQFTAQQFCIVTGLRFGNLPFIPIPTNENCSLKRKYFANDKTVNLLELEKAFLECDDVDDVFKLGFVYFAVFVLLGSEKHVHIDMRYLKLAEDLEDFGKYPWGAVSYAKTNASLLRALCADYQRVKVPTKTAKKKKSGKKPTTTATGRPREYHLKGFPYALQLG, encoded by the exons ATGTTTGAACAGAGTTGTTTTTGTCATCTCCTAGGGATTGAGGACCTCAAGTGGACTTCTCCGATTGTCCACGGGTTGCTGCTCAGGAAAGCTGATCCCAAGACAGTTTCCCAACTGAACGGGATCAAATTCATTGTTGGCAAGAAGGTCATCCAATTCACGGCGCAACAATTTTGCATCGTGACCGGGCTAAGGTTTGGAAACCTTCCCTTTATTCCGATTCCCACGAATGAGAACTGCTCATTGAAACGGAAGTACTTTGCCAACGATAAAACTGTGAACCTGTTGGAATTAGAAAAGGCCTTCCTCGAATGCGATGATGTGGACGATGTATTCAAGCTTGGATTCGTATACTTTGCTGTCTTTGTGCTGTTGGGCAGCGAAAAACATGTCCACATTGACATGCGATATTTGAAGTTGGCGGAAGACCTTGAAGACTTTGGGAAGTATCCATGGGGTGCTGTGTCTTATGCGAAGACAAATGCGTCACTGCTGAGGGCACTTTGTGCAGATTACCAGCGAGTGAAAGTGCCCACAAAaactgccaaaaaaaaaaaatctggaaagAAACCAACAACAACGGCAACCGGTAGACCAAGAGAGTACCACCTCAAAGGTTTTCCCTATGCACTTCAG CTGGGTTGA